Sequence from the Helianthus annuus cultivar XRQ/B chromosome 13, HanXRQr2.0-SUNRISE, whole genome shotgun sequence genome:
TGTATAATAAAGAgttttttgttatcaaaatctaatttgaatgacgaaccaatcaaagtagcatatactttgatagattctgacaaattatattctgatgaggcttttccaataagaggtgttaaacctgaaatgataaaaaaaggttttcaaattaacagaaattaatatttctgaaataaaagatttaaatcttaatgaaaaactaAGTCCTTACACTTTCAAGATTTCAACAAcggataaacaagaaaatggatTACAATTATGGTTTAGActttcgaaagaaaccaaaccataatggtaatttcaaaaagaaaggattaggttttattccaccgaaaaactataaaaatgagaaaatttataaaccaaaaactgtttttaTTTCAGGAACAAGTGCTGAGAAAGAACAAAAGAGTTCATTCTGGAAGCagacaaacaaagaattccttgcgaagaagcaagaagaaatgaagaaaaGTATTGCTCAGAAGAAGACAAAGATGAGAACCTATTTTCAATGTAAaacagttggtcatattgccagaaATTGTTCAAAGGCGATacagacaaaacagggagtctctggtaaactgaaagaaaaagttgttgagaaaactgaactttcaatCAGAAAATTTAcaggttttgaaaattcaacctttgaagttggtgaatgttcaaggaatgttttgaaaagaaaagaaaatctgAAAAAACAAAAAATGGGTAGTTAAAAGTTCAGGAagtagttctagcgatgattctgaatcatcaaaatcagaggagctatctacTGGCGATGAATTTGTCTCCACAAAggcagaggagccacaggttgttgTAAAAAGTGAGAAATCTGtcccgactgtggatgatgaaaattttccaccactaagggctgaaaattttaagaagaaagttgggaaaattgaaatttcaaatcaattttattctgaaaagactaaatttgatgttgaaaagactttcaacagaaatgtgaaacacatttttggaaaaatggtcgatggTAAGGCCAAAGGTGTCAAAGAATTTTATGCTTCCAAAAAGAGTATTCACAGGTTTGTTGAAAGTAACAGTGAAGAAGAGATTGTTACACTCAAGGATGGTCAGGCCTGGGTGtcaatatttttcaaagaataaaaacttgacttgccggaactcccaggttagtagtgtggagcaggaatcggcattatgAGATttcaacctacaagtggtaaagtGTTGGTAAGCAAATCAACTCGTGGTTGAAAAACAAGTTTTACTTGCCAGAAGTTGATAgttatatctacaagtggtaaattaaggacattaatttgtacttgatttactacaaaTGGTTGAAAAAGGGGATTAATTCTTAAGTTGATTGGCAGAACAATGTGATGATCTTGACCccatttttacaagtggtaaaatcaacagaacttattttccagaaaaaccattttgattaatctaaatgggaaaatagtttgttgtgagggggagttcttattgtttacgccaagtggatggagaaatGAAGCCATTCACGCAGTTGTCAtgttacttgtacagtttgttttcaaatttctttaaatgtgtttaaaTTTTAGTGGGAGTacaaattttagaaaatccaaaaacattagaaaatttaaaaaagccaaaaacatgataaaatcaaaaatgagttttgtggtacaaaagaggaaatgatagcacatcagtggactttcacaacacgctaaagaaatggaaagttaaaatgtgataaacaatctcactgtggatgtgtcagtagatttttgcacatttagtagattgtgacgagatataaacataaatttcaaacttgcttatatcgtggggaacatttcttggatatatgggtaacccccgaaatcttgtttgaaaggtctctctTTCTGAAAtgctaggtctttatgctcagtgatatctggggtattatcccgggacttctgattttgcagaagcaatagcctagtccccgtataatactttctatTTGCTTGAAAAATAGCGctaccctcagtacaaaaaatgatgaaacattgaaaaatgctaatcatgtgctgttgaagaaaagatcctctaaaggggacacaccaaaagtcaagccgtcatctctctgctgaacggaagttctgacctgagctctcacggtttcgcatctaactccttacagatatcatctaggtatactcacctgtaagattgaatattgggatctggatacgggagtatattcaagtgatgggacacgcgaataagtttaagtgcttaacaCATttatatcgtatctcgaaacagtagaaatttgtgtgagaatttaagtggaccagtatactgataatctaggtgaattgtttagaacttaaaatgtttaaagcttaacggtgttggtgatttgtctcaataactgatatgatcctcttacacaaactcacaaaaatattgtttgtaaatatttctttactgcatctTCGttcattcaaaaatccaaaaagattttcaaaattctaagtgctaaacttgatgaacaggtttgggagattGTGCATAAAAGAATATTTTTCCTACAAGTGGCTCATTATAGATTAAATCATTCTGAATGATTCTTGCAAATGGTTTCTAAATTTTAatctttaaaatttgaaaaacttatGTGTatggtagagattgtgcaggaaaAGCCAGGTTCTGATACCTGAGCAGATTGTTTGCCAGGTTACGATTTTAGGACCTGAAGAtggtgaattccagactacgatcccaacaGATTGAAAGGGGAAGTATGAAGACATCGAGAGGGAGTTTGAAGATGTAGAAAGCCAGATCGAGATTCTGAAGATGGAAGAAAGAAGAGATAAAGattgattgaggatgcttacaatggagaatctTTGAAGAGAGCGAGTaggctgataaagactgaaggtttgacaaccgaagactcgacactgaagactcgtcaacatccgagggggagtctgttggtgcatacgtctgtcgactttgtcttgatCAAGTCTTGTATTGTAATAGATAGAGCAGGGCACGCAAAACGAGAATGTGATTTATAGGCAATTCCACACGGATttgtaattccgcttggaatCCTTAATTCCGCTCGTCTTATAATTCTGTTTGGGTTATTTCCGCGCAGAATTAAGTCCCGCTTGTACCTGTTCATGCGGAATTAAGAGCCTATAAATACCTGTTGTGCCTAGTTCATTTGTAACGAAATTagttccgacggcgaagctctgtcgaagtgtctacagcTCTGTAAACGATCTgatatcaatcaaaagacagtttaaagtaaTTTCTCGTGCAATTCAGCTGAAATAACATCAATACATCTAtttccgccttttgtattggtgaattactcttctgatcgactcgtttggatcacaaaacgatcctacaaagtCTAATTAAATTTATTGTAACTTTCTCCCTCTCAAGATGTCTCACACCACTACAACTTTCTTAATttaataaagagtaaactgccattatggtccctgtggtttgggtacttttgccattttagttcaaatctcaaactttttacatctgggtccctgtggtttgtattttgttgccattttagtccaaatttcaaaaaccatGGGTTTTGTCTGTTGGAAGCTgcttattttgtcctttagtgcaggggtattttggtcatttatgttttattataaactgatcatcatcatcatccccaaaaataatcagctctctctctctctctctattctctctctctctataacaccaccaccaccacctcctccctctctctctctctcttctctctctctagcACCACCACAACCGCCATAACCTCCTTCCACAACCACCTGTTTCCACATCTGATTTCTGAGcaaaatccgattcgatttcTGAACAAAGCTCACCACAGCCATCATAACCCAGATCAAACAACTTTCACTACCACAAAACATGAATTCTTTCACAAAACTGATTTACTCACCATCAAGAACTATCAAAAAAGGTTCTTCATCTGCAAATCAAAAGATTCCGATACAACATCACCATCTACCAGACTACCGCCACCACCACGGTCTCCAACATCACCACCCCCACCGGAACCCTAACCCCAACAACCCAAATCAGCAACCAACACCATTAAACCCGCCACCGTCACCATCCACAACCTGATCAAAGAGATTAGAGCGATTTACCTTCGAATCGGTGGTGGATCTGAAGCAAACCCAGATGATGATCTTGACGGCGGCGACGGTGGTGTTGGTTGatctgaagagagagagagagacggttAATGATGATGATCTTGACGACGGCGACGGGAGacggttgatgatgacgatgattttGACGGCGGCGACGGTGGTGTTGGTTGGGGACGGTGGCGGTGGTGTTGGAGGatctgaagagagagagagagagagggagacggTTAATGATGATGATCTTGACGGCGGCGACGGGAGACgattgatgatgacgatgatctTGACGGCGGCGACGGTGGTGTTGGTTGGGGACGATGGCGGTGGTTGGGGATGATGTGGGGGTtgtggtggtgtggtggtagtttagagagatagagagagagagagacagagtgAGATGAGAGAGAGAAATAGGCGTCTGGCAGTGgcattatatatattatatataataattcgaaatgaccaaaatgcccctaggATAAGGACAAAAAACCAGATTTTAAGTTGGTGAATCTGACCAAATTTgggatttggactaaaatggcaacaaaatgcaaaccacagggacccagatgtaaaaagtttgagatttggactaaaatggcaaaagtaccaaaaccacatggaccaaaatggcagtttactctttaataAAACATAATACGGTTCATCTTCAAGAAAATTGgagacaagaagaaaattgatttTGGCGTTTAATTTCTTCAGTTACATTTAATCCATGATGAGCGACGTGGGTCGAAATTCATCGGTTATTCAATTGAATGTTAGTAATTATGAAACCCTTCATTGCAGGCGGTCATCCAAACGCACAAAAACAGACTGGATAAAGcgcatcttcatcatcatcaaggTTATAAATTGATGCCCAAACGCACAAAAGCAAATAGGGAGGGTCCCATCCAACCCAATCAGATTGATGTCCATTCCCGCTTTTATGATTCCTCCAAATCAAATCAAACTCTATATCCAAACACTTATGCAAATCAGGGTTATAAGTTGACTCAGGGTTTCAATTGCATCTTTCGCCTACTCTACATCGTTTAAGGATGCAGAGCCGCCGTTGAAAACTATATGTAAGTGTTTACTACCTCTTaaagtaattttgtaaagtaaTTTGGATAAGTCTTGTGATTATAGTTTATGGACTATAGAACCTTCACATTATTTATTCAATATTGTAATTTCCCAGATCATATTCATGTCCCCTTTTCAGTTTGCTGATCAAGTTTGTATTTTTCCTTATGGGTTTTTGAATATTGTAGCTTATGTGATTTAATTTTATCTGGGTTTGAATTAATTTGAAGGGATTAATCTaaattagtatttttttttaatatgggTTTTGATGATTGTAGCATATGTGATTTCGTTTTGGTTTAATTTGAATGGATTAATCTAAGTTAGAATTTTTCAATATGGGTTTTGAATATTGAAGCTTATGTGATCTGGGGTTGGTTTAATTTTGAAGGGATTAATTTAAATTAGTGAAGACCAACGGAGCTTGAAAGTGATTTTCTAATTTAACTCGGTTTCATCAGTTATTCATCAATCGAAGTTAGCGGTTAGGGAAGATCAAACGTATTCCAGAGTTTACGTTTTTGCGTTATATGAATTTGATCGAATGCCTTTTCTCGAACAAAATCATTATACTCCGGTCAAGCCATTGACTGTGTCGGCTGCGGTCTCTCACTTCTTTGAAGAACGAGGTAAACTCTCTATAATCATTGTTTCACTTGAATTCACAAACCCATTTGTCTTGATTTTCTTTGTTTACGTGTTGACTTCTAACTGTTTGCGAAAACATACCAATGGGAACTTGAAATTTTGATATGAAGAAGCTCTTGAGTCTTGAACGACAGGAAATTCTTGTTTGCTTGGGCTGCTGCTCGACAAACTGTTTGAGATATCGGTTCAACTTATTTGAGCTCCAGCTCGGCTTGCGAGTAAAACCTAAATCTTGAGCTCGTTTTGAGCTCACAAGCTTAAACAaactttgtatttcaggctcgagcttgTTAAGTCTCGGTTTGTATATTGACCCGTTTGTTCATAATCGCTAGCGGTTAGTAGCTTGTAATTAGAAATTGAATACAATTATTCAAGATGTGAATCACTTGTAAATGTAAATGATATGTAGTCATTTTGTAAAGCATAATTTTTTCATATAAAAGCTGAATATTTTATGTGCTTACTGAGTAACTATTCATTGTTTACCAGaactcttatttttttttttttgctattccTTTTAATACACTTATTTAACATCTAATATTGTACATATCTCTTTTAAACAAACAGGAGATCTTTGGAAAATCCAAGAGAAATCTTGACCAGAAACAAAAACACGAGAAGCGGGTTGTATTAGAAACGATAGTTGGCCTTTTACCAAGAGGAAAAACCACAATATCAATAAGCTTTCTTTCAATGCTGCTTCGGGCTGCCAAATACCTAGACACAGCAGTTGCATGCAGACTAGATTTATAGAAAAGAATGGGCTTACAACTCGGGCAGGCGGTTTTAGATGATATATTAATTCCTTCTTGTTGCTTTGATGGTGATACAATGTTTAATGTTGATACAGTTCAACAAATCATGATAAATTATTTTGAATATAATTCTACGGGTTTGGATGACGTAAACTTCGTTTCGCCATTACAAAGTGACGATGAGAATGTCGCGAAGCTAATGGAGAGTTTTCTTGCTAAAATAGCTTCTGATCGAAATTTGTTGGTTTCAAAATTTATCAGTTTTTTCTGAATGTATTCCAGTCGAGGATGGAATGTATAGAGCTATTGATACTTACTTGAAGGTATGCCCTCTTTTTAGTATTTAATTTGATTAAAATTGTCGTTCTAAGGGTAACGGGTGGTTCAGGTGTGGAATCTTTGATCTAGAAATGTCATCTAGACTTGTATATTGATCAAACCTTAACTTGGAATCTTTTAGGCTCATCCAGCTATTAGTGACATGGACCGCAAGAAAGTGTGCAGCTTAATGGACTGTCAAAAGCTATCGTGTGAGGCCCGTGCCCATGCAGCCCAAAACGAAAGGCTTCCGGTTCAAACAATGGTTCAAGTTCTTTACTATGAACAGCAACGGTTAAGGGAAATGGAATGCAGCCCGATCAACAGTGAACCTCAAAACATGGTATTAGATGATATCTcgagattaaaaaaaaaagaagagaaCCAAGAGCTCAAATTTGAGCTTATTAAGTTGAAAACGCGACTTAAAGAAATCGAGATGTCGAATGCCAATAAACCAAGTGTCAGCAATGCTATTGGAACCACTGCTGCTAAACCACCATTGCCTGCTAAGCCACCattttgttatattttatttttagttgGTTCGGTTCATTCAGCTTTGCCACACGCCATAGCTAAAACTAAACTGTATTCCTCTGTTAATCGGTTATGGCTTGACCGAATTATCGGTTAATTGTTCGGTTTGGTTAAGGTTGGTTTAATTCGGTTATATGCTCACCCCTAGAACATACATATACTTGTAATACTAAAGTAGTCTACTAGACTTTCTCTGCATGTGTGTGACCATATCGCATATAGGTTCAATGACTATTTTGTGTTGAATGAGATAAAATGTTAGGAACTTGGAATGGGTTGTCGTTCGTAGTAGACATCATATTTAAATTTGATATAAGTCGGAACACCCGCAGCAACGCGCGGGCTTTCCCACTATAAGAAATTGAATTAAATTATAATCAAAAACTATTTTTGGTTTGATACAGTGGAATTTATGTCCGTCATCGACCAAATATTGTATTTCTAGTACCAAATCGTTATCATTTTGTgctattatattatttattttatttatttatcaatatggtgattttaattttttaatgttATTTCAAAGGTTTTCAATTTTAAACAGGTTTATATTGTATACagatattataatatatattttatatgtatAAATACTATGTAAATTAAAGGCATACAAGGAACATTGATGCTCCTATTATATGTGTACATTTATATTTATTacattaattataattataattataatatatttaGCAATATGATATTATTATAATAGTGAGATATTAAAATTagaagaatatatatatatatatatatagggttgggctatatagaaaaccctaaatatttaagaaacccgggaaactcaacgCTCCcgattttattttttgaaaaaaataacacatgtaatatacatgtttttaagagttttgggccaaaaaatcaaaaaagcgtcgaagggtttttttttaaaaaaaaaaaaaaaacaaatttcagcaactttcagcattttttgttTAACACATGTCAACGAAGTTTttggaacttgtttatttttttaaaaaaaaagtactcggcgcttttttgtttttttttggcccaaaactcttaaaaacatgtatattacatgtgttatttttttcaaagaaaaaaagtcgggagctttgagtatatatatatatatatatatataggacaaagatccgttaggaaccaccctttattgcgagaaccgcgagaaccagtgtgaacacaaacagtaatagctaaaaaaatctaaaaaacacccaaaaaatttttttttttatttttttactattttttatataaaaatcgctacttttagtatccaaaaaaaaaaaaaattttttttttaatttttttttttaaaaaaaaaaaattttttttttggctacaaaaagtagcgatttgaacataaaaaatagtaaaaaaataaaaaaaaatttttagattttttttagattttttttagatttttttagattttttaggttttttgggggtttagtttttagcattttagcttgggggggtgggggggggggggggtttaggtttttgggtggtgggggaggggggtttaggttttggggggggggtgggggggggttaggttttttttaggttttttgagggttttagtttttagcatttagcttgggggggggggggttaggtttttttggggggggggggggttaggttttttttgggggggggggtggggggtttaggtttttggggggtggggggtgggggttaggtttcttttaggtttttttgagggttttagtttttagcatttagcttgggggggggttaggtttttttggggggggggggtgggggggtttaggtttttggggggtgggggggggtgggggttaggttttttttagggtttttttaggtttttttagctattttagcttgtgttcacattggttctcgcggttctcgcaataaaggtggttctcgcatgaaccttaccctatatatatatatatatatatatatatatatatatatatatatatatatatatatagtggagagttcaactgagaagaaaaattttgtaagaataaaaagaataagttttaaaccaatagaaatgctctattttacttcatttaatatgtccatttaatattattaataagggcatataggtaaatttctaattataattaattagctaactaattaaactTGTAACTCCTTGTTAAGTatactctttcaagataaaataatttagggtgaagaacaattttcgacatgtgtaggataaattttagtatatgtaggataaattcttaaatgtgtatgataaatttagatatgcgtagggtaaatttcaataagtgtaagatatatgtaggataaattttgaaatgtgtaggataaaatgtttttttgttttattaatgagagataacataattaatgggaggagttataaaatatttaatgttttaccattatgccctttcttctttttcttctcacattaaattttttctcaaatgaatcttctcctatatatatatatgtatatatgtatatatgagaAGATATTtgatttaaatttattttttattaaagataagagtaaattacgtttttggcccctgtggttatatcgcttttactatattagcccaaaataagaatttttaacatatctgcccccatggtctctataactaaccattttggcccctaagtctagagatcatgggggccaaaatggttagttatagagaccatgggggccaaaatggttagacttaggggccaaaatggttagttatagagaccataggggcagatatgttaaaaattcttattttgggctaatatagtaaaagtcatataaccacaggggccaaaaatgtaatttactctaaagataatgataaatgatatttttgtaataattattgaaaattaaaaaaatataaataaaattgtGAAGTTGAAGGAAAATATGTCACGTGGCAATTATTTAGAATCCTTTATAATAATTAGATATTAGTTGTGTTGGCACCAAAAGAATTTCATTAGTGGGGTATATTGGACTTTCTTTACGTTGTTATTAAGCACTATTACGTGACAATTTAGGAGTTAAAGTAACAAAAAGGTGAAACATTAGATAACTATACTAACAATTCATATGCAAACTCTATGGGTCCTAACATTCCATCAAACCAACATGACCACCAACAATTATCTCAAACATTTCATTAAACATCTTATCTTCAACAATCTATAAACCAACAAATCTTCACTTCATCACAGTTTATTCTCTTTCTCTTTCACCTTTTGGGTACTCCAGATCCGTCATCTCTCCAAGCCTTAAACCACAACCCACCACACGTATAATGCACCGATGTCAGGTACGTACTCGGATCCCCATAAACAACCCGGTTATGTAGTTGCTACACTGGACTATTATATATATGCAGTTGTCTAACTTACTTTTTCTAAATAAATTATTCAAAAAAATTATTTCGGGCAATTCGAAATTTAATATTCAATGTATTCCTTCCCCAAGTCTATATGATGTATTTGTTCTAATTGTTTCTTGTTAGAcaaaaaatatttcatatattttGAATATTACAACATTTGGGTTAGAACATCTACAAAAGGTATATTGACATGGAGTTGTTTTAGTAGGTATGAACTTCCCAAATTGTTCTTTGGTTTTTTGTTACCGGGATATGGATCTCGTTGTCTTCTAACGTGTTCTTAATGtgcgtaaaatacaacatataaattatatcaaatacggcgtaaaatcaaccccttttcggtactaatgttggaaaaataatgtttctttatttctttttaatttttagggtcaaaagagcttaaacgcaCAAAAGAAGCAAATTAACAGCagaaaccaacataaatacaaagaagggGAATTGACATGACTCGCCAAGCCCCCGTCCACATCCAAAccaacaaaaataacaaaaacagaAGTTTcagcatggggtcgtgcccaccAGGCATGGGCCGTGCCTAGTCAAGGTTCCCTGCAGAAGAAAAGACAACAGCAAAAGACAAACCAGGCAAACCAACATGGGGCCGTGCTAACTCAACACGGGTCGTgttcaactctaagattcgcagaatttGAGATGGTACAACAATCACAATTGCCACgggccgtgccgttgacacacgaGGCTGTGTTAGTGCAAGACCTGAcactacaattaatgaagaagAGAGAGAAGGAAGGCCACAGGGCTATGCCAGGTGGGCACGAGGGCGTGTGAACAGTCTgacttcagctataaataggggtgcttggtttcatttcaactcatcccttggcaaaccacttctcttacatttgccaccactccactaccaccacaacaccaacacccaccaccatcatctatcttccatcttttagagtgtgtagtagtctcgggatccaagaacgatcataagagttcttgtcaaacaaaggccacgcttggctaaactcttacatcacttggtgaagacaaatcttttatgtattactttttgatttccaacctttggctcctttttatttgggtatgtatcaacgactttaataactagttttctaTATTGAAGGTTAATTTTACTTAatcattcttcatgttttgttgattcactcatttgTGTCTTTAAGGTCTATATAACGCacgttaactgcctggaagggggttagacaGGTGGTTGGGTAAAttcttgtctcgttcagtgtatagatcctgtgagaacctggttcaagcttagtaggacttcACGAGAGGTAGATCTTAATTTCCTCAGGAGAAGTAAGAAccgcttgaatcccttatctataaactactattaaaactttaaaccgaccttgcgggactgtatccttgctgactcagaccaataggttgagggtaacgctgtCTGGAAGGGGGCCTACCCCTTTTCGTATTAATAaattacttaattatctttcaataattcgaCCTTGCGGGagtgtatccctgctgactcagaccaataggttgagggtaacgctgcctggaagggggcctactactataacttaaaaataatcttttaaaatgcccaaagtgcttaaaggatacataaaagaggagttggaaccaagtgattccttcttgtctatttgtttttccttatattttatttttattttctagtttatctttttaaaactttcaaaactttttatcAAGATTTGGTTATattagacgttaacgataagccggtactaaaag
This genomic interval carries:
- the LOC110897776 gene encoding BTB/POZ domain-containing protein SR1IP1, which codes for MYRAIDTYLKAHPAISDMDRKKVCSLMDCQKLSCEARAHAAQNERLPVQTMVQVLYYEQQRLREMECSPINSEPQNMVLDDISRLKKKEENQELKFELIKLKTRLKEIEMSNANKPSVSNAIGTTAAKPPLPAKPPFCYILFLVGSVHSALPHAIAKTKLYSSVNRLWLDRIIG